The Amycolatopsis jiangsuensis nucleotide sequence GCAGGCGAGGCCCGCTTTCCGCGGCCGGAGCCCGGGAAGGGTAGCTCACCGTCCGGCGCGGTCCACACCGAGTCGGGCAATGCCCCCCACACGTCACCCGGCAGGGGGAATGCGCAGGTGAGACGCACATCATCCGTTCGGGTTGCCCCGGCGTCGCCGAGGTCACCCGGCCGACCGGCAGGCTTGCTCCCGGGAAACCCCGCGTGGTGCGATCGCCCCGATCGGGGACGCGGGTTCCGGTGCGGGGCCGGGACGAACGTGCCCCGCGCCACCGTGGGCGGGGTGTAACGCTTAGGCTCACGCACTACGACGGTTCCGGTGAGTACACCGTCGGCTACAGCGGGGCCACGGGGACCTCCGCGTTGGGGAAGGGACGGGGCAGTGGCGTCGGGGAACGGCTCGGGGGCGCCCGGGAACGGCTCGGGCAACCGGGCTGCGCGGCCCTATCGCAAGCACCGGCCACTGCCCGCGCTGATCGTCATCGGAGTGCTCGCCCTCGGCGCGGTCTTCGTCTGGGTGAACGCGGTGGTCGGCCGCGGGGACATCGACGACGCGGTGCGCTGCACACCCGCCCCCGCACCACCGGCCGGGACGACCTACACCACGGTCCCGCACAACGGCCTCGACGACCGCGCCCCCGTTCCGCCGGACAAGGTCGCGCTGAAGGTGCTCAACGCCAGCACCACCCGCGGCCAGGGCGGCATCGCCACCACCGCACTGCGCGAACTGGGCTTTTCGGGCACCGCCGAGCCGGGCAACGACCCGGCCTACCCCGACGGCGACGCCGGCTGCCGCGGCCAGATCCGCTACGGCGAGAACGGCGCGGCCGCCGCCCGCACGGTGAGCCTGGTGGTGCCGTGCGCCGAGCTGGTCCTCGACAACCGCAAGGACGCGAGCGTCGACCTCGTCACCGGCAAGCTGTTCACCGACATCCAGCCCCGCGCCGAGGCCCGCACCGTGCTCAAGCAGCTGACCGACTGGTCCCACGCCCACCCGTCCGGAGGCGGCGGCAGTGAGCAGTCCGCCGACGCGAGCGCCCCGGTCGTGGACCAGACCCTGCTCGCCGCCGCCCGCGACGTCACCTGCTGACCACCCGCGCCACGCACCACGGCGGCCTGCCCGGGACCAGAGTCCGTGAGGCCCCTTCACGGAATCAGATTCCCTCAAGAGGGCGTTCACGGGCTTCCCGGGCAGGACGGAACAACGGTCACCGGGTCAGACGGCGGCGGCGCCTCCGGCAGCCAGCCGTGCGCGTAGCTGCGCGGCGATCGGCGGCGTCGCGGCGAACGTCGCGTCCTCGCCGAGATCCGGGGCCGAGCCCGGAAGCTGCACCGTCGCGCCGGCTTCTTCGGCCACCAGTGCGCCCGCAGCCCAGTCCCAGCGGTTGAGGCCGTGCTCGAAGTACGCGTCGAGCCAGCCCGCGCCGACCGCGCACAGGTCCAGCGACGCCGCGCCCCGGCGGCGGATGTCCCGCACCTCACCGAGCAGCCCGGCCACGAGCTGTCCCTGCCGGATCCGGCGCTCGCGCAGGTACGCGAATCCGGTGCCGACGAGCGCGAGGTCCAGCCGACCCGGGGCGGAGACCGACAGTCGCCGGCCGTCGAGCCAGGCGCCCTCGCCGCGCGCGGCCGTCCAGCGGCGGCCGCTGACCGGTTCGACCACCGCTCCGGCCACCGACACCCCGTCCACCTGCGCGGCGATCGATACCGCGAAGCCGGGCAGGCCGTACAGGAAGTTCACCGTGCCGTCGATCGGGTCGACCACCCACGTGACGCCACCGCGCGCCTCCCCCGCACCGTCCTCGCCGGCACCGCCCGCTCCGGTACCGACCCCGGTACCGCCTTCCTCGCCGAGCACCGGCTCGCCGGGACGCAGCCGCGCCAGCCGCTCCCGCACCAGCTCCTCGGACTCGCGGTCGGCGGCGGTGACCACGTCGGTGTCCGCGGACTTCGTGTCCACCCGCAGGTCCCCGCCGGCGCGCAGGGCTTCCCACGCGGACCGGACCAGTACCGCGGCGTCGGCCGCGACCTGCTCGGCGACACTCTTCAGCAACAACTCGTCAGCTCCCACGTCCGCCATGTCACCACATCCGGTTAAAGTCTCCGCAGCAGACTTCTGAATCGTGCGAGAAGGGACCACGTCAGTGACGGCGACCCGAGGTTTCGGAATCGACATCGGCGGCAGCGGGATCAAGGGCGCGCTGGTCGATTTGGAACGGGGGGAGCTGATCGGCGACCGGCACCGGATCGACACGCCGCAGCCCTCCACCCCCGACGCGGTCGCGGACGTGGTCGCCGAGATCGTCCGCACCGCCGGCTGGGACGGACCGGTCGGCGTCACCCTTCCCGCGGTGGTGAAGAAGGGCGTGGCGCACACCGCCGCCAACATCGACCACAAGTGGATCGGCACGGACGCCGACGGGCTCTTCGCCGACCGGCTCGGCCTCGGCTCCGGTGACGTCGCGATGCTCAACGACGCGGACGCGGCGGGCATGGCCGAGATCCGCTTCGGCGATCCGGCCGCGCGCACCGGCGTGACCGCGCTGCTGACCTTCGGCACCGGTATCGGCAGCGCCGTCTTCCACGACGGCAAGCTCGTGCCGAACACCGAATTCGGCCACCTCGAAGTCGACGGCCACGACGCGGAGAAGCGCGCCGCGGCTTCGGTGAAGGACAACGAGGGCCTGTCGTACCCGCAGTGGGCCAAGCGGGTGCACCGCTACCTGTCGGTGCTGGAGAACCTGATCTGGCCGGACCTGTTCATCGTCGGCGGCGGGGTCAGCAAGAAGTCCGAGAAATGGGTCCCGCTGCTCGACATCCGGACGCCGGTGCTCGTCGCGTCGCTGCAGAACAACGCGGGCATCGTCGGTGCCGCGGCGGCGGCCGCGGAGGGCATCGAGCACTGATCCGGGGGCCCGCCGCGGGGCGCGGGACCGGCCCCGCCGGCGGGCCGGAGGGTGATCGCTTCGCGACGCACCGGGCCGACGTCGTTACAATGGAACACGGCCCACGGCTGCGGGAGGGAAAACCGCAGGCCGAGGCGTGTTCCCCCGAATGTGAGGCAGCCGAGGTGTGACATCTCGGTTCGTCATGATCGACCGCTGTGAAAGGGCGTAAGTGGCAGCCGCAAGAACCGCAACCCGAAGCGGGACGAAGACAGCGACCGCAGCCGGCGAGCCGGCCGACGAGGCAGCCACCGGCGAGGCGAAGACCGAGCCGCGCACGACCGCCACCAAGTCGGCAGGCGCGAAGAAGACCGCGGCCAAGAAGACGCCGGCCAAGAAGGCCGCCACCAAGCCGAAGGGCGAGGACGGCGAGCCGGACGGCCCCGGCGACGTCGACGAGGCCGAGCTGGAGAGCCCGGATCTGTCCGATCTCGAAGAGGTCGAGGTCGACGTGGTCGACGAGACGGTCAACGCCGAGGCCGACGACGACGCGGACGACGAGGAGGACGAGGCTACCGACGGCACGCCCGCGGCGCGCCGCCGCGGTGCCACCTCGGACAAGGGCAAGTCCTCCTCGGACAACCCCGACTTCGTCTGGGACGAGGAGGAGTCCGAGGCGCTGCGCCAGGCGCGCAAGGACGCCGAGCTCACCGCGTCCGCCGACTCGGTCCGCGCCTACCTCAAGCAGATCGGCAAGGTCGCGCTGCTCAACGCCGAGGAGGAGGTGGAGCTCGCCAAGCGGATCGAGGCCGGGCTCTACGCCGCCGAGCGCGTGCGGGGCGCGGAGGAGGAGGGCGAGAAGCTCGTCACCCAGATGCGCCGCGACCTCAAGTGGATCGTGCGGGACGGGGAGCGGGCCAAGAACCACCTGCTGGAGGCGAACCTGCGGCTCGTGGTGTCGCTGGCCAAGCGCTACACCGGCCGCGGCATGGCGTTCCTGGACCTGATCCAGGAGGGCAACCTGGGCCTGATCCGCGCGGTGGAGAAGTTCGACTACACCAAGGGCTACAAGTTCTCCACCTACGCCACCTGGTGGATCCGCCAGGCGATCACCCGGGCGATGGCCGACCAGGCCCGCACCATCCGCATCCCGGTGCACATGGTGGAGGTCATCAACAAGCTCGGCCGCATACAGCGTGAACTCCTGCAGGACCTCGGCCGCGAGCCGACGCCCGAGGAGCTCGCCAAGGAAATGGACATCTCGCCGGAGAAGGTCCTGGAGATCCAGCAGTACGCGCGCGAGCCGATCTCGCTGGACCAGACCATCGGCGACGAGGGCGATTCGCAGCTCGGTGACTTCATCGAGGACAGCGAAGCCGTGGTGGCGGTGGACGCGGTGTCGTTCACGCTGCTGCAGGACCAGCTCCAGTCGGTGCTGCAGACGCTGTCCGAGCGCGAGGCGGGCGTGGTCCGGCTGCGCTTCGGCCTGACCGACGGCCAGCCCCGCACCCTCGACGAGATCGGCCAGGTCTACGGCGTCACGCGCGAGCGGATCCGGCAGATCGAGTCGAAGACGATGTCGAAGCTGCGCCACCCGTCGCGGTCTCAGGTCCTGCGCGACTACCTGGACTGAGTCACCGGCGCGAAACATTCGCGAAACCCCGCTGCCGCATTCGCGGCAGCGGGGTTTCGCCGTTTCCGGGGTGAACCGATCCGATGCGGATACCTCTGTCGAGTGCACCGGGCAGGTGCCCGTGCGGACAATAAGCGCGGGGCGGCGGGGCAATTCGCCGGCCACGCCGGCCTTGCGACCCCCGGGCAGGCCGTTCCGCCTGTTCCGGGGGCGAGCAGCGGAACACCCGGAACCGTTCCGGAACCCTGATCGCCGGTGCTCGACTGGACACCGACCGCGACGCGGTAGCGGGCACAACAGCCAAAAGTCGGTGATTGCCACGCCGACTGCGGAAATCGTGACTGTTTGGTTGCCTGAAAACGAAGATCGCAGGAGCCACGGGGTTTAAGCTGCGCCGAACAACGAGCGTCGGCATTCGGAAGGCAGCACCGGCACGTGTTTTCGACGACAACTCAATCGCGCCCGAGTCCGGTCGCGCGGAGTGGATCCTCCGGCCCCGGTGAATCGAGGAACCCGTGATCGGATTCCTGCTTCGCCGCCTGGTCAACTACGTGGCCCTGTGCCTCGTGGCGACCTTCGCGGCGTTTTCCCTGGCATCACTGGCGTTCAGTCCGCTGGACGCGCTCAAGCTCCGCAATCCGCCCGCCCCGCAGTCGACGATCGACGCGAAGGCCGCGGAGCTGTACCTGGACCAGCCGATCCCGCAGCGGTTCTTCACCTGGCTGGGCGGGGTGTTCCAAGGCAACTTCGGCCGGACGGTCGCCGATCAGCCGATCACCGACGAGCTGTTCCGCCGGGCGGGGGTCAGCCTGCGGCTGTTCGTGCTGGGCATCACGATCGGCATCATCATCGGGGTGCTGGTCGGCGTGGTGAGCGCGATCCGGCAGTACAAGATCAGCGACTACCTGGCCACGACGTTCTCGTTCGTGGTGCTGTCCACGCCGGTGTTCGTGATCGCGACGATCCTGAAGGCCGGCGCCCAGTCGGTGAACGACAACCTGCTCGGCGGGTACCAGTTCTTCATCGTGCAGGGGGAAAGCGGCACCGTCGACGGCGGGTTCGGGGACGTGGTGCTGGATCGGCTGCAGC carries:
- a CDS encoding inositol monophosphatase family protein; the encoded protein is MADVGADELLLKSVAEQVAADAAVLVRSAWEALRAGGDLRVDTKSADTDVVTAADRESEELVRERLARLRPGEPVLGEEGGTGVGTGAGGAGEDGAGEARGGVTWVVDPIDGTVNFLYGLPGFAVSIAAQVDGVSVAGAVVEPVSGRRWTAARGEGAWLDGRRLSVSAPGRLDLALVGTGFAYLRERRIRQGQLVAGLLGEVRDIRRRGAASLDLCAVGAGWLDAYFEHGLNRWDWAAGALVAEEAGATVQLPGSAPDLGEDATFAATPPIAAQLRARLAAGGAAAV
- the ppgK gene encoding polyphosphate--glucose phosphotransferase, whose protein sequence is MTATRGFGIDIGGSGIKGALVDLERGELIGDRHRIDTPQPSTPDAVADVVAEIVRTAGWDGPVGVTLPAVVKKGVAHTAANIDHKWIGTDADGLFADRLGLGSGDVAMLNDADAAGMAEIRFGDPAARTGVTALLTFGTGIGSAVFHDGKLVPNTEFGHLEVDGHDAEKRAAASVKDNEGLSYPQWAKRVHRYLSVLENLIWPDLFIVGGGVSKKSEKWVPLLDIRTPVLVASLQNNAGIVGAAAAAAEGIEH
- the cei gene encoding envelope integrity protein Cei, whose product is MASGNGSGAPGNGSGNRAARPYRKHRPLPALIVIGVLALGAVFVWVNAVVGRGDIDDAVRCTPAPAPPAGTTYTTVPHNGLDDRAPVPPDKVALKVLNASTTRGQGGIATTALRELGFSGTAEPGNDPAYPDGDAGCRGQIRYGENGAAAARTVSLVVPCAELVLDNRKDASVDLVTGKLFTDIQPRAEARTVLKQLTDWSHAHPSGGGGSEQSADASAPVVDQTLLAAARDVTC
- a CDS encoding ABC transporter permease, with amino-acid sequence MIGFLLRRLVNYVALCLVATFAAFSLASLAFSPLDALKLRNPPAPQSTIDAKAAELYLDQPIPQRFFTWLGGVFQGNFGRTVADQPITDELFRRAGVSLRLFVLGITIGIIIGVLVGVVSAIRQYKISDYLATTFSFVVLSTPVFVIATILKAGAQSVNDNLLGGYQFFIVQGESGTVDGGFGDVVLDRLQHIIVPTLAIVLTQVAYYSRYQRSAMLDVLGSDFLRTAQAKGLTRRRALFKHGLRTALIPMATLFAFGFGLLITGGIFTERIFGWYGMGDWLVTGIQKQDTNIVATVTLFIAICVLLAGWLADVLYAALDPRVRI
- a CDS encoding RNA polymerase sigma factor — protein: MAAARTATRSGTKTATAAGEPADEAATGEAKTEPRTTATKSAGAKKTAAKKTPAKKAATKPKGEDGEPDGPGDVDEAELESPDLSDLEEVEVDVVDETVNAEADDDADDEEDEATDGTPAARRRGATSDKGKSSSDNPDFVWDEEESEALRQARKDAELTASADSVRAYLKQIGKVALLNAEEEVELAKRIEAGLYAAERVRGAEEEGEKLVTQMRRDLKWIVRDGERAKNHLLEANLRLVVSLAKRYTGRGMAFLDLIQEGNLGLIRAVEKFDYTKGYKFSTYATWWIRQAITRAMADQARTIRIPVHMVEVINKLGRIQRELLQDLGREPTPEELAKEMDISPEKVLEIQQYAREPISLDQTIGDEGDSQLGDFIEDSEAVVAVDAVSFTLLQDQLQSVLQTLSEREAGVVRLRFGLTDGQPRTLDEIGQVYGVTRERIRQIESKTMSKLRHPSRSQVLRDYLD